In one Trichlorobacter lovleyi SZ genomic region, the following are encoded:
- a CDS encoding phospholipid carrier-dependent glycosyltransferase, protein MSPLYEHLNQPEGHWLRDSMLLLILFGFLFLAGLGSAPLIDPDEGRYAEIPREMLVRGDFVTPTLNYVKYFEKPPLLYWVNAGSMALFGQNEFAARLPSALSGLFTVLLTYLAGRRLFSRRIALIGALILGSCAAFLLQSRIILTDMLLTLCLSAALFSFLLAVRSSLRHRTNLYRLFFICCGLAVLTKGLIGIVLPGGIIFWYLLLSRRWHLLKEIPWFSGMLLFSLVTVPWFLLVSQANPEFPHFFFIREHFQRYTSTIHRRSQPFWFFLPILLLTMLPWSFFLPGSFTKAWQQRHNNRGTTLFLLLWPLVIILFFSLSSSKLIPYILPTFPPLALLLAHRITAHWHTRRPDYTTAQATLAALLLLLGAALAILPLLTWLPPLLHASGQTGRDLAAMLSGPAPVLTLRQTLLPGSLLVIFGLLLLWSIRTRSTLLLIGLLCCFGILLDLLLPWAFTRYGAERLSSRSLAKAALQQSGPDTVLAQSGPRQGMNFYTGKRLITVGDADELTFGSSQGNQSGWFLSQEQFMELWRSNRQVMIVIPRHEASRYDAAPSGPSPRTLADNGALLLLSNR, encoded by the coding sequence ATGAGCCCCCTCTACGAACATCTGAACCAGCCGGAAGGACACTGGCTGCGGGACAGCATGCTGTTGTTGATCCTGTTTGGTTTTCTCTTCCTCGCCGGCCTCGGATCAGCACCACTGATTGATCCGGATGAGGGGCGCTATGCCGAGATCCCCCGCGAAATGCTGGTCCGGGGTGACTTTGTTACGCCCACACTTAATTATGTCAAATACTTTGAAAAGCCTCCTCTACTGTACTGGGTTAATGCCGGTTCCATGGCGCTCTTCGGCCAGAATGAGTTTGCCGCCCGGCTCCCCTCAGCCCTGTCCGGGCTTTTTACGGTCCTGCTGACCTACCTTGCGGGGCGTCGCTTATTCAGCAGGCGCATAGCACTGATCGGCGCATTAATCCTGGGCAGCTGTGCGGCCTTCCTGCTCCAGTCACGCATCATTCTGACAGACATGCTGTTAACCCTGTGCCTTTCGGCAGCCCTGTTCAGTTTTCTGCTTGCTGTCCGCAGCAGCCTGCGCCATCGCACGAACCTCTACCGTCTGTTCTTTATCTGTTGCGGACTGGCGGTGCTGACCAAAGGTTTGATCGGCATTGTGCTGCCAGGAGGAATCATTTTCTGGTATCTGCTGCTGAGCAGACGCTGGCACCTGCTGAAGGAAATCCCCTGGTTCTCCGGCATGTTACTTTTTTCCCTGGTCACCGTGCCATGGTTCCTGCTGGTTTCACAGGCAAATCCGGAGTTCCCGCATTTTTTCTTTATCAGGGAGCACTTCCAGCGCTACACCAGCACCATCCATCGCCGCAGCCAGCCGTTCTGGTTCTTTCTGCCGATCCTGCTGCTGACCATGCTACCCTGGTCTTTTTTCCTGCCGGGCAGCTTCACCAAAGCCTGGCAGCAACGCCACAACAACAGAGGAACCACCCTCTTTCTGTTACTCTGGCCGCTGGTTATCATCCTGTTTTTTTCACTGTCCAGCTCCAAGCTGATCCCGTATATCCTGCCGACCTTCCCCCCATTGGCACTGTTACTGGCCCACAGGATCACGGCCCACTGGCACACCCGCAGACCTGACTACACAACCGCGCAGGCAACGCTTGCAGCCCTACTGCTCTTGCTTGGTGCAGCTCTGGCCATACTGCCACTGCTGACCTGGCTCCCGCCGCTGCTGCATGCAAGCGGTCAAACCGGCCGGGATCTGGCTGCCATGCTGAGCGGCCCTGCACCGGTACTGACCCTGCGCCAGACCCTGCTGCCCGGCAGCCTGCTGGTTATCTTCGGCCTGCTGCTGCTCTGGAGCATCCGCACCCGTTCCACTCTGCTGCTGATAGGGCTACTCTGTTGTTTCGGCATCCTGCTTGATCTGCTGCTTCCCTGGGCCTTTACCCGCTACGGTGCTGAACGACTCTCGTCACGCAGCCTGGCCAAGGCTGCCCTGCAGCAGAGCGGACCGGATACGGTTCTGGCTCAAAGCGGGCCGCGTCAGGGGATGAACTTTTACACCGGCAAACGCCTGATCACTGTAGGTGATGCTGATGAACTGACCTTCGGCAGCAGCCAGGGCAACCAGTCCGGCTGGTTCCTTTCCCAGGAGCAGTTCATGGAGCTTTGGCGTTCAAACCGTCAGGTCATGATTGTTATTCCCCGCCATGAGGCAAGCCGGTATGATGCAGCCCCATCCGGGCCATCGCCCCGTACTCTGGCAGACAACGGGGCGTTGCTGTTGTTGTCCAACCGCTGA
- a CDS encoding DegT/DnrJ/EryC1/StrS family aminotransferase, giving the protein MRDTFLPFSTPSLGDEEINEVVDSLRSGWITTGPKVKRFEDDFKAYVGAPFAVPLSSATAGLHLTLLALKIKEGDEIITTPMTFASTVSMIILAGGTPVLADIEPGTLNIDVTKVAEKITPRTRAVIPVHFAGQSCDLDPLFSLARQHNLTIIEDAAHAAGTEYKGRKIGSLDSISIFSFHPNKNITTGEGGMVCTLDETLAEEISLLKFHGMSREAWKRFAASGTPNYDIMLPGYKYNMMDIQAAIGLHQLPRLDGFIDRRKEIAELYNTAFADLAELALPAYAPYQQRHAWHLYTPLVRTELLTIDRDRFMAELKNLNIGSGLHYKAIHHHSWYRENLPVADTELPNASYASDRILSLPLFPGMSDNDANDVIAAVTDVITRFRR; this is encoded by the coding sequence ATGCGTGACACATTTCTACCCTTTTCAACCCCTTCACTGGGTGATGAGGAGATCAACGAGGTTGTTGATTCGCTCCGTTCCGGCTGGATTACCACCGGCCCCAAGGTCAAGCGTTTTGAAGACGACTTTAAGGCCTATGTCGGCGCTCCCTTTGCCGTACCGCTCAGTTCGGCCACTGCCGGTCTGCACCTGACCCTGCTGGCACTGAAGATCAAGGAGGGTGACGAAATCATCACCACCCCGATGACCTTTGCCTCCACGGTCAGCATGATCATACTTGCCGGTGGTACACCGGTGCTGGCAGATATCGAGCCCGGCACCCTGAATATTGATGTGACCAAGGTCGCCGAAAAGATCACTCCCCGCACCCGCGCGGTGATTCCGGTCCACTTTGCCGGACAGTCCTGCGACCTTGACCCGCTGTTCAGCCTGGCCAGGCAGCATAACCTGACCATCATCGAAGATGCAGCCCATGCTGCCGGCACCGAATACAAAGGCCGGAAGATCGGCAGCCTTGACTCCATCTCGATCTTTTCGTTCCACCCCAACAAGAACATCACCACCGGCGAAGGGGGCATGGTCTGTACACTGGATGAAACCCTGGCTGAGGAGATTTCTTTGCTGAAATTCCACGGCATGAGCCGTGAGGCTTGGAAAAGGTTTGCGGCCAGCGGTACCCCCAACTACGACATCATGCTGCCGGGCTACAAATACAACATGATGGACATTCAGGCAGCCATCGGACTGCATCAGCTGCCCCGCCTGGATGGCTTTATTGATCGTCGCAAGGAGATTGCAGAGCTGTACAATACTGCCTTTGCCGATCTGGCGGAACTGGCGCTGCCTGCCTATGCGCCGTACCAGCAACGTCATGCCTGGCATCTTTATACGCCGCTGGTCAGGACCGAGTTGCTGACCATTGACCGGGACCGGTTCATGGCAGAGCTGAAAAATCTGAATATCGGCAGCGGACTGCATTACAAGGCGATCCACCATCACAGCTGGTACCGGGAAAATCTGCCGGTGGCCGATACGGAGCTGCCCAATGCCAGCTACGCCTCAGACCGGATTCTGTCGCTGCCGCTGTTCCCCGGCATGAGCGACAATGATGCCAATGACGTGATAGCCGCAGTGACCGACGTCATTACGCGGTTCAGGAGATAG
- the dnaB gene encoding replicative DNA helicase — protein sequence MSQEQIHKLPPQSLEAEMSILGGILIDNDAINRVLEMLEPEEFYREAHRKIFGAMLELSDRREPCDLITLTDALKRRGDLDSCGGAAYLATLVDYVPTAANITYYCKIVKEKALNRRLITIATDIATRGYDEQGDVNESLDEAQKALFSLAENKLRPQYYPVKDVIKDTFKMLQTLYEKKEQITGTPTGYIDLDHMTAGLQPGDLIIVAARPSMGKTTLALNIASHASAEAKEKVGSVIFSLEMGKEQLVMRFLSSLARVDAGRMRTGHFLDSDWPKLQRAAATLHNANIFIDDTPAISVLELRAKARRLKTEHNIGLIIIDYLQLMRAGANPESRQQEISEISRSLKALAKELSVPVVALSQLNRSLENRSDKRPMMSDLRESGAIEQDADVIMFVYREAVYCEHCRKKDGSCTANHERSAEVIIGKQRNGPIGTVELAFMGEHTRFENLTKAQQ from the coding sequence ATGTCCCAGGAGCAGATTCACAAACTCCCCCCCCAGAGCCTTGAGGCCGAGATGTCAATTCTGGGCGGTATCCTGATTGATAATGATGCCATCAACCGGGTGTTGGAGATGCTGGAGCCGGAAGAGTTCTACCGGGAGGCGCATCGCAAGATCTTTGGTGCCATGCTGGAACTGTCGGACCGCCGGGAGCCCTGCGACCTGATCACGCTGACCGATGCCCTCAAACGTCGTGGCGATCTGGACAGCTGCGGCGGGGCGGCCTATCTGGCCACCCTGGTGGATTATGTCCCCACCGCCGCCAACATCACCTACTACTGCAAGATCGTAAAGGAAAAGGCACTCAACCGGCGTCTGATCACCATTGCAACCGATATCGCCACCCGTGGCTATGACGAGCAGGGTGATGTCAATGAATCGCTGGATGAGGCCCAGAAGGCACTTTTCAGCCTGGCGGAAAACAAGCTGCGGCCGCAATACTATCCGGTCAAGGATGTTATTAAAGACACCTTCAAGATGTTGCAGACCCTGTATGAGAAGAAAGAGCAGATTACCGGCACCCCCACCGGCTACATCGACCTGGACCATATGACCGCCGGCCTGCAGCCCGGTGACCTGATCATCGTTGCAGCCCGACCTTCCATGGGTAAGACCACCCTGGCGTTGAACATCGCCAGCCACGCCAGCGCCGAGGCCAAGGAAAAGGTCGGTTCCGTTATCTTCTCTCTGGAAATGGGTAAAGAACAGCTGGTGATGCGCTTTCTCTCGTCACTGGCCCGGGTTGATGCAGGCCGGATGCGTACCGGTCACTTTCTGGACAGCGACTGGCCGAAGCTGCAGCGGGCTGCCGCCACCCTGCATAATGCCAACATCTTTATTGACGACACTCCGGCCATCAGCGTGCTGGAGCTGCGGGCCAAGGCCCGCCGTCTGAAGACGGAACATAACATCGGCCTGATCATCATTGACTACCTGCAGCTGATGCGGGCAGGTGCAAACCCGGAATCCCGCCAGCAGGAGATTTCGGAAATATCACGCTCACTCAAAGCCCTGGCAAAGGAGTTGAGCGTGCCGGTTGTGGCATTGTCACAGCTGAACCGTAGCCTGGAAAACCGCAGTGACAAGCGCCCGATGATGAGCGACTTGCGTGAATCAGGCGCCATTGAACAGGATGCCGACGTAATCATGTTCGTCTACCGTGAGGCAGTCTACTGTGAGCATTGCCGGAAAAAGGATGGTAGTTGCACCGCCAACCATGAGCGAAGCGCCGAGGTCATCATCGGCAAACAGCGTAACGGGCCGATCGGCACAGTAGAGCTGGCCTTTATGGGTGAACATACCAGATTTGAGAATCTGACCAAGGCCCAACAGTAA
- the flgL gene encoding flagellar hook-associated protein FlgL, which yields MRITPNITSQNSLYNLQNSRTLLDQINEKIASGKNYNRPSDDPIAARQLVNFADQLRAGEQYSSNMTKANTWLKVTETALEGMSATLSEIKKLTSTLTNGTDITAVRDNAVSQLKTYKQQLIDYGNTQLDDRYVFAGTDNASTAPFNGSTFSGNDTSIDIELNTSSTQAINITGGRVLKGTNGVPYQYGSTDILTELDNLITAVSTNNTANIEAGALKMEDGAKQIENAIADVGGRLTRIKTMQQFNTTTKSVIQGVVANLQNADYTKLAVELQQQQLAFEATLSTTAKVSQMSLLDYM from the coding sequence ATGCGGATCACCCCCAATATTACATCACAAAACTCGCTCTATAACCTTCAAAATTCCCGGACACTTCTGGACCAGATCAATGAAAAGATCGCCTCCGGAAAAAACTACAATCGCCCCAGTGACGATCCGATTGCGGCGCGGCAGCTGGTGAATTTTGCTGATCAGTTGCGAGCCGGTGAACAGTATTCAAGTAACATGACCAAGGCCAACACCTGGCTGAAGGTCACGGAAACCGCCCTGGAAGGGATGTCGGCAACGTTGTCCGAGATCAAGAAGCTTACCTCTACCTTGACCAACGGCACCGATATAACTGCGGTTCGCGATAATGCGGTGAGTCAACTGAAAACCTATAAACAACAGCTGATTGACTATGGCAACACCCAGCTTGATGACCGGTATGTTTTTGCCGGTACCGATAATGCATCAACGGCCCCTTTTAACGGTTCAACTTTTAGCGGAAATGACACCTCGATCGATATTGAATTGAATACCTCTTCAACCCAGGCAATAAATATTACCGGCGGCAGGGTCCTTAAGGGGACTAATGGGGTGCCATATCAGTATGGCAGTACGGATATTTTGACTGAGCTTGACAACCTGATTACCGCAGTAAGTACCAATAATACCGCAAATATTGAGGCAGGCGCCCTCAAGATGGAGGATGGGGCCAAGCAGATAGAAAATGCGATTGCCGATGTCGGCGGCAGGCTGACCAGAATTAAAACCATGCAGCAGTTTAATACGACGACCAAGTCGGTTATTCAGGGGGTTGTTGCTAACCTTCAGAATGCAGATTATACCAAACTGGCAGTGGAGCTGCAGCAGCAGCAACTTGCCTTCGAGGCCACTCTTTCAACCACCGCCAAGGTTAGCCAGATGTCGTTGCTTGACTATATGTAG
- the flgK gene encoding flagellar hook-associated protein FlgK — MGLSAVLQIGTTGMRVYQVATEVVSENIANVNTPGYSRQRIVLETAEASTHNGFPLGSGVNVAAVERYYDALLQKQLVNASTTSGYDSKKSEVLQQIEPIFNEVALDGLGAAISDYFSSWQDLSVNPSGNAERQAVLNQGQALADQFHYAAGTVSDAITTQNESLQPLTDEMNNMLSDIARLNGQIKLTELVSGNANEMRDQRDYLVRQLSEKLAVSFTENSDGSTDVSYTDATGTYSLVSGSSAGSFSLVNSGTTLPDGSARLSVQVTPAGGGAAATIAPTTGELGATLTMRDTTLQGYLDEVDALAFTMINQVNAVHSAGYGLDSTQNNFFTPVAVSTGAAESMALAFTDINKVAAAQGPLPIATGDNRNALALATLNRTNGYSDDYNKLVAQVGLDVQNAATVVKQDAAFMKQLNTLRDSNSGVSLDEELTDLMKYQRSYQACAKLITTAGDMLDIAVNLVR, encoded by the coding sequence ATGGGACTCAGCGCGGTACTACAAATTGGCACAACCGGTATGAGGGTATACCAGGTTGCTACGGAGGTGGTGAGTGAAAATATCGCCAACGTAAACACCCCCGGTTATTCCCGCCAGCGTATCGTACTTGAAACTGCAGAGGCTTCCACTCACAACGGTTTTCCACTGGGTTCAGGTGTCAACGTCGCAGCCGTTGAGCGGTACTATGATGCACTACTGCAGAAGCAGCTGGTTAATGCAAGTACTACATCCGGTTACGATTCCAAAAAATCAGAGGTACTTCAGCAGATAGAGCCGATTTTTAATGAGGTTGCACTTGATGGTCTGGGGGCAGCCATCTCCGACTATTTCAGTTCCTGGCAGGACCTGTCGGTGAATCCGAGCGGCAATGCCGAGCGGCAGGCAGTCCTCAATCAGGGGCAGGCCCTGGCTGACCAGTTTCATTACGCTGCCGGCACTGTCAGCGATGCAATTACGACCCAGAACGAGTCCCTGCAACCACTGACCGATGAAATGAACAACATGCTGTCCGACATTGCCCGGCTGAACGGTCAGATAAAGTTGACAGAGCTGGTAAGTGGCAATGCCAATGAAATGCGGGATCAACGGGATTATCTGGTGCGGCAGCTTTCGGAGAAACTTGCGGTCAGCTTTACTGAAAACAGTGATGGCTCCACGGATGTCAGCTATACTGATGCAACCGGTACCTACTCACTGGTCAGCGGCTCGTCTGCCGGTAGTTTTTCTCTGGTGAACAGTGGCACAACCCTGCCGGACGGTAGTGCCCGGCTTTCAGTCCAGGTGACTCCTGCCGGGGGTGGTGCTGCAGCGACCATTGCCCCCACAACCGGTGAGCTTGGGGCCACACTCACCATGCGCGACACAACACTGCAGGGGTACCTTGATGAGGTGGATGCGCTTGCGTTCACCATGATTAACCAGGTCAATGCGGTACATAGTGCCGGGTATGGCCTGGACAGCACACAAAACAACTTTTTTACCCCGGTAGCCGTTAGCACAGGAGCAGCAGAGAGCATGGCCCTGGCGTTCACCGACATCAATAAGGTGGCAGCAGCTCAAGGTCCATTGCCGATCGCAACAGGGGACAACCGCAATGCCCTGGCTCTGGCCACGTTGAATCGTACAAACGGCTACAGCGATGACTACAACAAGCTTGTCGCACAAGTCGGCCTTGACGTACAGAATGCGGCAACAGTTGTCAAGCAGGATGCAGCATTCATGAAGCAGCTTAACACCTTGCGGGACTCCAATTCAGGGGTGTCGCTGGATGAAGAGCTGACTGATTTGATGAAGTATCAACGTTCTTACCAGGCGTGCGCAAAACTGATTACCACGGCGGGCGATATGCTGGATATAGCCGTCAACCTGGTGCGCTAA
- a CDS encoding flagellar protein FlgN has translation MPFQLRKKGAGRQVRSSNMATANRLTDILSEQLMVLNELQKTLNDEQKAIANLDTPLMEVLNNQKELLIARQRTIAENLRAALTETAGQLGMPPSVTLSEMLEKMPASMRARVEPLQQAVKQTGSAVSVVANQNRGMLERFLGVVNESLSFILRILNTSNTYGVRGTYLNNTQSGAVMINREA, from the coding sequence ATGCCGTTCCAGCTCAGAAAAAAGGGGGCGGGACGGCAGGTGAGGAGCAGTAACATGGCAACAGCGAACCGTTTGACTGATATTTTATCGGAACAGTTAATGGTCCTGAATGAACTTCAAAAGACGCTCAATGATGAGCAAAAAGCAATTGCGAACCTTGACACCCCGCTGATGGAGGTGCTGAACAACCAAAAGGAGCTGTTAATCGCGCGGCAACGCACAATTGCGGAAAACCTGCGTGCAGCCTTGACGGAGACAGCGGGTCAGCTTGGTATGCCTCCCTCGGTAACGTTGAGCGAGATGCTGGAAAAAATGCCGGCGTCCATGAGGGCGCGGGTTGAGCCGTTGCAGCAGGCTGTGAAACAGACCGGTTCGGCGGTTTCCGTAGTGGCAAACCAGAATCGGGGTATGCTGGAGCGTTTTTTGGGTGTGGTGAATGAATCGCTCAGCTTTATTTTAAGAATTCTGAATACCTCGAATACCTATGGGGTGCGGGGAACCTATCTCAACAACACGCAAAGCGGTGCGGTCATGATCAACAGGGAGGCCTGA
- a CDS encoding rod-binding protein encodes MMDSTLTIAPDLLVQDKQAEQLGSRAKLSAHQLTDAERKKLKKISQDFEALFTGMMLKSMRATVPEDKLTGGGKAEETYRYMLDQEYAAAAAKRGGTNSIASMVEKELLKRYAVPAQKKGGGTAGEEQ; translated from the coding sequence ATGATGGACAGTACACTGACCATAGCACCGGATCTGCTGGTGCAGGACAAACAGGCAGAGCAGCTGGGCTCACGGGCCAAGCTGTCGGCTCATCAGCTTACTGATGCCGAGCGAAAGAAGTTGAAAAAGATCTCTCAGGATTTTGAAGCGCTTTTTACCGGTATGATGCTCAAATCAATGCGGGCTACGGTGCCGGAAGACAAGCTGACCGGTGGCGGCAAAGCGGAAGAAACCTATCGTTATATGCTTGATCAGGAGTATGCCGCCGCCGCAGCCAAACGGGGTGGGACCAACAGTATTGCCTCGATGGTGGAAAAAGAGTTGTTGAAACGTTATGCCGTTCCAGCTCAGAAAAAAGGGGGCGGGACGGCAGGTGAGGAGCAGTAA
- a CDS encoding flagellar basal body P-ring protein FlgI, protein MKRIVASILLFIVTLPLTAHASRIKDIAAFDGVRDNQLVGYGLVVGLNGSGDSDQTKFPVQSLVSMLERMGVTINRSDVKVKNVAAVMVTATLPPFAKQGTKLDVLVSSLGDAKTIAGGTLIMTPLKGADNQVYAVAQGSILTNSFAFAGQGASATKNHPTAGRIPAGALVERELPNVLAGKRSLRLNLAQSDFTTASRIVAAINKNFKEAASSSDGGSVTVQIPDDFANRPVEFIAQLENLEVTQDQPARVVVNERTGTIVMGDKVKISSVAVSHGNLTLTVKETPKVVQPKLLAKGETKEVPRTELKVQEEKNRLSVLPDGNTIGDVVRGLNLLGVTPRDLISILQSIKAAGALQAELVII, encoded by the coding sequence ATGAAACGAATAGTTGCGTCTATCCTGCTTTTTATTGTTACGTTGCCCCTGACTGCTCATGCCTCGCGGATTAAAGATATTGCCGCCTTTGACGGTGTGCGGGACAACCAGCTGGTGGGGTACGGGCTGGTTGTGGGACTGAACGGCTCCGGTGACAGTGATCAGACCAAGTTTCCGGTGCAGTCTCTGGTAAGTATGCTGGAACGGATGGGAGTCACGATTAACCGTAGTGACGTCAAGGTCAAGAACGTTGCAGCGGTCATGGTAACCGCTACCCTGCCGCCTTTTGCCAAGCAGGGTACCAAGCTTGATGTATTGGTTTCGTCTCTCGGAGATGCCAAAACCATTGCCGGTGGCACCTTGATCATGACACCCCTGAAAGGTGCTGATAATCAGGTTTATGCCGTTGCCCAGGGGTCCATCCTGACCAACTCCTTTGCTTTTGCCGGCCAGGGGGCTTCGGCAACGAAAAACCATCCAACAGCAGGTCGCATACCTGCCGGTGCCTTGGTTGAACGGGAACTGCCCAACGTGCTGGCCGGAAAGCGCAGCCTGCGTCTGAATCTGGCTCAATCCGACTTCACCACCGCTTCACGGATAGTCGCTGCAATTAACAAGAACTTTAAAGAAGCCGCCAGTAGCAGTGACGGCGGTTCCGTCACAGTGCAGATTCCTGACGACTTTGCCAATCGTCCGGTGGAGTTTATCGCCCAGCTGGAAAACCTTGAAGTGACACAGGATCAGCCGGCACGGGTCGTCGTGAATGAACGGACCGGTACGATTGTCATGGGTGACAAGGTCAAGATCTCAAGTGTTGCTGTTTCCCATGGCAACCTGACCCTGACGGTTAAGGAAACGCCAAAGGTGGTGCAACCGAAACTGCTCGCAAAGGGGGAGACCAAAGAGGTGCCCCGCACCGAGCTGAAGGTGCAGGAAGAAAAGAACCGGCTGTCTGTGCTGCCGGATGGGAATACGATCGGCGACGTCGTCCGGGGGCTGAACCTGCTGGGGGTTACCCCACGTGACCTGATCTCCATTTTGCAGTCGATCAAGGCTGCCGGAGCACTGCAGGCAGAGTTGGTGATTATCTAA
- a CDS encoding flagellar basal body L-ring protein FlgH, producing the protein MKWYLVALSGLLLSGCVVQQTEVVSPSFDQQLKSPAPNYSNGSIWQASSIGLTEDGKARRVGDIVTIIVTETASASKQAATATGRSSQISAGIPNMLGLEESKIITSNFADLSKLLNASASSKFDGSGSTSRKETLSATISAKVIDVLPNSNLKIEGRRNVRVNNEDQIVTVKGTIRQRDITAENTINSIYVADAQISYAGEGIISDRQKPGWLMNVLDKLWPF; encoded by the coding sequence ATGAAATGGTATCTTGTTGCACTTTCGGGCCTGTTGCTGTCCGGTTGTGTCGTCCAGCAGACAGAGGTGGTGAGTCCCTCCTTTGATCAGCAACTCAAATCACCAGCCCCCAACTACAGTAACGGTTCGATCTGGCAGGCCTCTTCAATCGGTCTGACCGAGGATGGCAAGGCGCGCCGGGTCGGCGATATTGTTACTATTATCGTGACTGAAACCGCCAGCGCCAGTAAACAGGCCGCCACGGCCACCGGACGCTCTTCTCAAATCAGCGCCGGTATCCCGAATATGCTGGGGCTTGAGGAATCAAAGATTATTACCAGTAACTTTGCCGATCTCTCAAAACTGCTGAACGCCAGTGCCAGCTCAAAATTTGATGGCAGCGGGTCAACCTCACGGAAAGAGACGCTCAGTGCAACAATTTCGGCCAAAGTGATCGACGTGTTACCGAACAGCAACCTGAAGATTGAGGGTCGCCGCAATGTCAGGGTAAATAACGAGGACCAGATTGTGACCGTGAAAGGCACTATCCGCCAGCGGGATATAACAGCAGAAAATACCATCAACTCTATCTATGTTGCTGATGCCCAGATCAGTTATGCAGGAGAGGGGATCATCTCCGACCGACAGAAGCCGGGCTGGTTGATGAACGTGCTGGATAAACTCTGGCCATTTTAA
- the flgA gene encoding flagellar basal body P-ring formation chaperone FlgA — protein sequence MRLSKLLTAGLMVVLTWLATIVHCQASSTRQVPLPEQEIRAVVERFLAEKLEGRGWETSIRRLAVPSGIKVSSGVRDLELIAPAGWDGWGATSVVLVVRVNGVVEKNLSLRLLIDAQTEMVTASRQLLAGTVLTEADLQLQKQDLAQAGGLPVKNITDAVGKKLRITVRAGTPIRSNQLVSVPVVVSGQLVTIIAENAGVRITVSGRARSAGGVGELIRVQNLVSNKEIPARVVDASTVEVGF from the coding sequence ATGCGTCTCAGTAAGCTGCTAACAGCTGGTTTGATGGTTGTGCTCACCTGGCTCGCAACAATAGTGCATTGTCAGGCCTCATCGACAAGACAGGTGCCGTTGCCGGAACAGGAAATCAGGGCCGTAGTTGAGCGTTTTCTGGCAGAAAAGCTGGAAGGACGTGGCTGGGAGACGTCAATCCGGCGTCTAGCCGTACCGTCAGGGATCAAGGTTTCAAGCGGCGTCCGTGACCTTGAACTGATTGCTCCGGCCGGCTGGGACGGCTGGGGAGCGACAAGCGTTGTTCTGGTGGTACGGGTGAACGGTGTTGTCGAGAAAAATCTTTCATTACGGCTGTTGATTGATGCACAAACCGAGATGGTGACAGCGAGTCGTCAACTGCTTGCCGGTACCGTACTGACCGAAGCGGATCTGCAACTTCAAAAACAGGATCTGGCACAGGCAGGCGGTTTGCCGGTCAAAAACATTACCGATGCCGTAGGCAAGAAGCTGCGTATAACGGTGCGTGCCGGGACACCAATCAGGAGTAACCAGCTGGTCAGTGTGCCGGTTGTTGTCAGTGGTCAGTTGGTGACGATTATAGCGGAAAATGCAGGCGTCAGAATAACGGTGTCTGGCCGGGCCAGGAGTGCCGGTGGTGTCGGAGAGCTGATCAGGGTGCAGAATCTGGTTTCCAATAAGGAAATCCCTGCCCGGGTTGTGGACGCCTCAACCGTTGAAGTTGGCTTTTAG